The following are from one region of the Thermoproteus uzoniensis 768-20 genome:
- a CDS encoding class I SAM-dependent methyltransferase, with amino-acid sequence MEVYFERFDEREAAFYELLVRLRIFDWAYSATAKLVDGAADRGARLLEIGPGVGKLAAMLEKRGYRVVGVDVSPAMLRRARRRTSADLVAGASWALPVRQSAFDGAVALFTLHHWGPHKESVEEVARALRPGGRFVAVEVDRDRMPLVGDHSCAERCLREVLGARFGVKIIRRYPLIAAVAEKVIR; translated from the coding sequence GTGGAGGTCTATTTCGAGCGCTTCGACGAGAGGGAAGCCGCCTTCTACGAGCTGTTGGTCAGACTGCGTATCTTCGACTGGGCCTACTCGGCGACCGCCAAGCTGGTCGACGGAGCGGCGGACCGCGGGGCGAGGTTGTTGGAGATAGGCCCCGGCGTGGGGAAGCTGGCGGCGATGCTAGAGAAGAGGGGCTATAGGGTGGTCGGCGTCGACGTATCGCCAGCCATGTTGCGCCGGGCGCGCAGGAGGACGTCTGCCGATCTAGTGGCGGGCGCCAGCTGGGCTCTGCCGGTTAGGCAGAGCGCGTTCGACGGCGCCGTTGCCCTATTCACGCTACACCACTGGGGCCCCCACAAGGAGTCGGTCGAGGAGGTGGCGAGGGCGTTGAGGCCCGGCGGTAGGTTCGTGGCGGTCGAGGTCGACAGAGACCGCATGCCGTTGGTCGGCGACCACAGTTGCGCCGAGAGGTGTCTGAGGGAGGTCCTAGGCGCGCGTTTCGGGGTCAAGATAATACGCAGATATCCTCTGATCGCCGCCGTTGCGGAAAAAGTTATTAGGTAA
- a CDS encoding DUF2299 domain-containing protein: MDLDKEIERWVRKLGLNVVIPPNAPEPFHISTAPPTGMPVVDVVRPKDAEFYVIAMGIAVHPDHKSALASMREQDRRRFLLELKRAVVSMGVDFAFLPPDAEIPDAIQVSRPVLAEGLDAQRFLDEYYRVRNAGLLVIISFAETFRKAAGQTSLYA, encoded by the coding sequence ATGGATCTGGATAAGGAAATAGAGCGTTGGGTTAGGAAGCTGGGCCTCAACGTAGTCATACCGCCGAACGCCCCTGAGCCTTTCCACATATCAACGGCGCCTCCCACGGGCATGCCGGTGGTAGACGTGGTGAGGCCCAAAGACGCCGAGTTCTACGTGATAGCTATGGGCATAGCGGTTCACCCCGACCACAAATCGGCGCTCGCGTCGATGAGGGAGCAGGACAGGCGGCGGTTCCTCCTCGAGCTGAAGAGGGCCGTCGTCTCTATGGGCGTCGACTTCGCCTTCCTCCCGCCGGACGCCGAGATACCCGACGCGATTCAGGTCTCGCGGCCGGTCCTCGCCGAGGGGCTGGACGCCCAGAGGTTCCTAGACGAGTACTACAGGGTGAGGAACGCCGGCCTCTTGGTCATAATTTCCTTCGCGGAGACCTTCAGAAAGGCCGCCGGCCAGACCTCCCTCTACGCATGA
- a CDS encoding ATPase domain-containing protein, translated as MLEELFEEGLTLIKGPPGSGKTTLAAWAAARHRNSAWFTFYESESRLLRFLSSIGLDPPRHIFDMISTAHKKEAVEAVLKTIQEVKPDFVVVDGLNALTPEGERELVHNLFYHLLSSLMPVVLIREGEEITATDYIADNVILLGYRQSERGSSRHLAVVKSRGRLVEPSVFRFVLAKGGPKFILPPREAKKVSGERLTTGAPELDREINGGVIAGSYVVVVGPPDGLASKLMVITASTLAAAGKKVLYHHHKQIPTFVKFAESLGVKTDVKGLFWYYHPIEEHKDLTWWYRSAEMANEMGIDVHFADQYEQVIAVAGPETIAEAAQLYQATLRRETTTVLVINSHAIWRRVAPLLGSIPDYTFLFKHGTLTAYTPERTEPLRFRYKLVGRRVVFEKA; from the coding sequence ATGCTGGAGGAGCTCTTTGAGGAGGGTCTTACGTTGATCAAGGGACCTCCCGGCTCCGGCAAGACGACCCTCGCCGCGTGGGCCGCCGCCAGGCATAGGAACTCGGCCTGGTTCACCTTTTACGAGAGCGAGTCGCGCCTCCTCCGGTTTTTGTCCTCGATAGGCCTCGACCCGCCCCGCCACATATTCGACATGATCTCCACGGCCCATAAGAAGGAGGCCGTCGAGGCCGTACTCAAGACGATACAGGAGGTCAAGCCGGACTTCGTCGTGGTGGACGGCCTAAACGCCTTGACGCCGGAAGGCGAGAGGGAGCTGGTCCACAACCTTTTCTACCACCTCCTCTCGTCCTTAATGCCGGTGGTGTTGATAAGGGAGGGCGAGGAGATCACCGCGACCGACTACATAGCGGACAACGTGATTCTGTTGGGCTACAGACAGTCCGAGAGGGGGTCCTCGCGGCATCTGGCCGTGGTCAAGAGCAGGGGAAGGCTCGTGGAGCCCAGCGTATTCCGGTTCGTCCTAGCCAAGGGAGGCCCTAAGTTCATCTTGCCTCCTCGCGAGGCCAAGAAGGTGTCCGGCGAGCGCCTCACGACCGGCGCGCCGGAGCTAGACAGAGAGATAAACGGAGGCGTCATAGCGGGTAGCTACGTCGTGGTGGTTGGGCCGCCCGACGGCCTCGCCAGCAAGCTCATGGTCATAACCGCATCTACGCTGGCCGCCGCCGGCAAGAAAGTGCTCTACCACCACCACAAGCAGATCCCGACGTTCGTAAAATTCGCCGAGTCTCTGGGCGTGAAGACCGACGTGAAGGGGCTGTTCTGGTACTACCATCCGATAGAGGAGCACAAGGATCTTACGTGGTGGTATAGGTCGGCCGAAATGGCCAACGAGATGGGGATCGACGTCCACTTCGCCGACCAGTACGAGCAGGTGATAGCCGTGGCGGGCCCCGAGACCATCGCCGAGGCGGCCCAGTTGTACCAAGCGACCCTCCGCAGAGAGACCACGACTGTGCTCGTCATAAACTCGCACGCGATCTGGCGGAGGGTCGCCCCGCTCCTCGGCTCTATACCCGACTACACGTTCCTCTTCAAGCACGGAACGTTGACCGCCTACACGCCGGAGCGCACGGAGCCATTGCGCTTCAGGTACAAGCTGGTCGGCCGCAGAGTGGTCTTCGAGAAGGCATAA